From a single Rhodococcus qingshengii JCM 15477 genomic region:
- a CDS encoding ABC transporter ATP-binding protein has product MSRLEFRDVNVHLGSGSKKFHAVKNINLDIPSGSVVGLVGESGSGKSTLARATVGLAEPSSGQILLDGVDVAHARGATARLRHRIQMVFQDPYSCLDPRMTIGQSLAEALRSTERRDKARRSRGDRAAEVARLLTTVQLPVEKAHEYPSSLSGGQRQRVALARALAAAPAVLLADEITSALDVSVQGAVLNLLVDLQKQLGLTVLFVSHNLAVIRYVCDHVAVMLGGEIVEHGPVLDVIDSPKEPYTAKLLSAIPTFGEPMFQ; this is encoded by the coding sequence ATGAGCAGACTCGAATTCCGTGACGTCAACGTCCACCTCGGTAGCGGTTCGAAAAAGTTCCACGCCGTCAAGAACATCAATCTCGACATCCCCTCCGGATCGGTGGTCGGTCTCGTCGGTGAATCGGGTTCCGGAAAGTCGACACTGGCGCGAGCAACTGTCGGCCTGGCCGAGCCCAGTTCCGGCCAGATCCTTCTCGACGGTGTGGACGTCGCTCACGCCCGCGGCGCGACGGCTCGTCTGCGCCACCGGATCCAGATGGTCTTCCAAGATCCGTACTCGTGCCTCGACCCGCGAATGACCATCGGCCAGTCACTCGCCGAGGCGCTGCGGTCCACCGAGCGTCGTGACAAAGCTCGGCGCAGCCGCGGCGACCGCGCTGCCGAGGTCGCTCGACTCCTCACCACCGTCCAACTGCCGGTGGAGAAGGCGCACGAATACCCATCGTCGTTGTCGGGTGGTCAGCGCCAACGCGTTGCTCTCGCGCGGGCTTTGGCAGCCGCACCGGCAGTTCTGCTTGCCGACGAAATCACCTCCGCTCTGGACGTGTCCGTGCAGGGCGCGGTTCTGAATCTGTTGGTGGATCTGCAGAAGCAGCTTGGTCTGACGGTTCTGTTCGTCAGTCACAACCTGGCGGTGATCCGCTACGTCTGTGACCACGTCGCAGTCATGCTCGGCGGCGAGATCGTCGAGCACGGGCCGGTTCTCGACGTGATCGATTCGCCGAAGGAGCCGTACACGGCAAAGCTGTTGTCCGCGATCCCGACATTCGGGGAGCCGATGTTCCAATGA
- a CDS encoding dipeptide/oligopeptide/nickel ABC transporter permease/ATP-binding protein, whose amino-acid sequence MSTSPTAPTAAPKTPPRRHWIVGTFRTPLGILALTFLTALIALVIFGPMIWGDAAVAANPKALSQGPSSEHIFGTDAGGRDVFARTMTAARLSVLMALGAVALGVTIGLILGTLPTLAPRWVGRMVVAFLNFAIAFPGLLLAIFLLVVLGQGAGSAVIAIGLALASPFARLTYALASSVNGRDFIDAARILGVTKPGLLFRHILPNIREPLIVNASIAVGSGLVVFAGLSFLGLGIQPPAFDWGRMLNEGLSKIFVNPATALAPGIAVVLAGLTFTLLGEAIARGAGVRSPISSRLPKWKPINRKTAQADSTPTDKDAVLTVRNMSVAVPAGDDWRRPVDNISFTVHRGETVGIVGESGSGKSLSCMAIAQLTDHPTVVDAGLIEFDGTVLMKDGKRPDDAASRKVARQLGTRMAMVFQDPMSSMNPSLKVGYQVAEIGWLHEGMSKADAKKAAVERLNAVKIPDAPRRAKQYPHEFSGGMRQRAMIAMGLMGKPALIIADEPTTALDVTVQREVLGLLHEVREETGAAILLISHDMAVITGMCTRVLVMFAGEIVEDIAVDDLIAGRAKHPYSRALIAAVPTMSTDRDKPLATVDEAWQVESLDAEESTADIELEELLAVAEEIR is encoded by the coding sequence TTGAGCACCTCACCTACGGCCCCCACTGCGGCCCCCAAGACGCCCCCGCGACGACACTGGATCGTCGGAACGTTCCGCACCCCATTGGGAATCCTGGCCCTCACCTTCCTGACCGCTCTGATCGCCCTCGTCATCTTCGGACCGATGATCTGGGGTGACGCCGCTGTCGCAGCCAACCCGAAGGCACTGTCTCAGGGACCGAGTTCCGAGCACATCTTCGGCACCGACGCCGGCGGACGTGACGTCTTCGCCCGCACGATGACCGCCGCGAGACTGTCGGTGCTCATGGCTCTCGGAGCCGTCGCACTCGGTGTCACAATTGGCCTGATACTCGGTACGCTCCCGACGCTCGCTCCCCGCTGGGTCGGACGAATGGTCGTGGCATTCCTCAACTTCGCCATCGCATTCCCCGGGCTGCTCCTCGCGATCTTCCTGTTGGTCGTTCTCGGACAGGGTGCTGGCAGCGCGGTGATCGCCATCGGTCTCGCCCTGGCCTCGCCGTTCGCGAGGTTGACGTACGCACTGGCTTCGTCGGTCAACGGACGCGACTTCATCGACGCAGCACGCATCCTCGGGGTTACCAAGCCGGGGCTGCTGTTCCGCCACATTCTCCCCAATATCCGTGAACCACTCATCGTCAATGCCAGCATCGCTGTCGGCAGCGGCCTCGTGGTCTTCGCCGGACTCTCGTTCCTCGGCTTGGGCATTCAGCCGCCTGCATTCGACTGGGGTCGGATGCTCAACGAAGGTCTGTCGAAGATCTTCGTCAACCCGGCCACCGCACTCGCCCCCGGCATCGCCGTCGTGCTCGCCGGTTTGACCTTCACGCTGCTCGGCGAGGCCATTGCTCGCGGCGCGGGAGTTCGCAGCCCGATCAGCAGTCGCCTGCCGAAGTGGAAGCCGATCAACCGGAAAACTGCCCAGGCCGATTCGACGCCCACCGACAAAGACGCGGTACTGACCGTCCGCAACATGTCCGTCGCAGTCCCCGCGGGTGACGACTGGCGTCGCCCCGTCGACAACATCAGTTTTACAGTTCATCGCGGCGAAACCGTAGGCATCGTCGGTGAATCCGGCTCCGGAAAGTCACTGAGTTGCATGGCAATTGCGCAGCTGACCGACCACCCCACCGTGGTCGACGCCGGGCTCATCGAGTTCGACGGCACCGTGCTGATGAAGGACGGCAAGCGGCCGGACGACGCGGCTTCGCGCAAGGTTGCCCGCCAACTCGGCACACGTATGGCGATGGTGTTCCAGGATCCGATGTCGTCCATGAATCCGTCTCTCAAGGTCGGATACCAGGTCGCCGAGATCGGTTGGCTCCACGAAGGTATGAGCAAGGCCGACGCGAAGAAGGCGGCAGTCGAGCGACTGAACGCCGTCAAGATCCCCGACGCGCCCAGGCGTGCGAAGCAGTACCCCCACGAGTTCTCCGGCGGTATGCGTCAGCGCGCGATGATCGCCATGGGTCTGATGGGTAAGCCCGCTCTGATCATCGCGGACGAACCCACCACTGCGCTCGACGTGACCGTTCAGCGTGAGGTCCTCGGGCTGCTCCACGAGGTTCGCGAAGAAACCGGCGCCGCAATCCTTCTCATCTCGCACGACATGGCCGTCATCACCGGCATGTGCACCCGTGTCCTGGTCATGTTTGCCGGCGAAATCGTCGAAGACATCGCAGTCGACGATCTGATTGCCGGCCGTGCAAAGCATCCGTACTCCCGCGCGCTGATCGCCGCGGTCCCCACCATGAGCACCGATCGCGACAAGCCGCTTGCCACCGTCGACGAAGCCTGGCAGGTGGAGAGCCTCGACGCCGAGGAGAGCACCGCCGACATCGAGTTGGAAGAACTGTTGGCTGTTGCAGAGGAGATCCGATGA
- a CDS encoding M20/M25/M40 family metallo-hydrolase: MTILRDLAERQLPQILEDAIALIEVESPSHDLEAVARSAKWTSDLVHERLGVTPESIVTEGRTHLVTRFGSSPTRLMLLGHHDTVWPIGTLTRLPAAVTDGALRGPGGLDMKLGVVQAIHALAIVRELHGDDALDGITLLVTGDEEIGSPTSRSLIEELAAGAVLVLEAGGDGGELKTVRKGVSLYRIHVAGRAAHAGLEPEKGINAAVELARLVIAINDLSSPAQATTVTPTVISAGTTTNTVPAEAFVDVDVRATSAAEQERVDANIRALQAIHPEAVVTVSGGVNRPPLEGTMSAPLLALAERVALEHDLTTPVGLAVGGASDGNFTAGIGIPTLDGLGGVGGGAHAETEHALVSAIAPRTALVAGLIRSITSEGGPRVEKQSG, translated from the coding sequence ATGACCATTCTCCGCGATCTGGCCGAGCGCCAACTTCCTCAGATCCTCGAGGACGCCATCGCGCTCATCGAAGTCGAGTCGCCGTCACACGATCTCGAAGCTGTTGCCCGCAGCGCGAAGTGGACGTCAGACCTTGTCCACGAACGACTCGGCGTGACACCGGAGTCGATAGTGACGGAAGGCCGTACCCATCTGGTGACCCGTTTCGGCAGCTCACCGACGCGGCTGATGCTGCTCGGTCATCATGACACCGTGTGGCCGATCGGCACCCTGACACGCCTGCCCGCAGCCGTCACCGACGGAGCGCTCCGAGGTCCGGGCGGACTCGACATGAAACTTGGTGTCGTTCAGGCAATCCACGCCCTCGCTATCGTCCGGGAGCTGCACGGCGACGATGCACTCGACGGAATCACACTCCTCGTGACCGGTGACGAAGAAATCGGTTCACCCACGTCGCGGTCCCTCATCGAGGAACTTGCGGCAGGCGCGGTACTGGTTCTCGAGGCCGGCGGTGACGGTGGCGAACTGAAGACTGTCCGCAAGGGAGTGTCGCTGTATCGGATCCATGTTGCCGGTCGCGCCGCCCACGCCGGGCTGGAGCCGGAAAAAGGCATCAACGCTGCAGTAGAACTGGCTCGTCTCGTGATCGCGATCAACGACTTGTCCTCGCCGGCACAGGCAACCACCGTCACCCCGACTGTCATTTCAGCCGGAACCACAACCAACACCGTTCCGGCAGAAGCCTTCGTCGACGTGGACGTGCGCGCAACCAGCGCCGCCGAGCAGGAGCGCGTCGATGCGAATATCCGAGCCCTGCAGGCAATCCACCCCGAAGCCGTAGTCACGGTCTCGGGTGGTGTCAACCGTCCACCTCTCGAAGGGACGATGTCCGCACCGTTGCTGGCGTTGGCGGAACGCGTTGCGCTCGAGCATGATCTGACTACGCCCGTCGGCCTCGCCGTAGGCGGAGCCTCGGACGGAAACTTCACTGCCGGTATCGGTATCCCCACCCTCGACGGCCTCGGTGGCGTCGGCGGCGGTGCACACGCCGAGACCGAGCATGCGCTCGTGTCCGCAATCGCTCCGAGGACGGCGTTGGTTGCGGGCCTTATTCGTTCGATCACGTCTGAAGGGGGCCCTCGTGTCGAAAAGCAAAGCGGTTGA
- the menC gene encoding o-succinylbenzoate synthase: protein MHIESVELRELRIPLVSPFTTSFSTQLERNTLVLKVSGTTDGPNGPVETVGWGECGSLSDPYYNSEYTAGARAMLREYLVPTLRKSQSDQPLSAETVGSVLHHVVGHQMSKSAIEMAILDAELRARGQSFARYLGATRTRVPSGVSVGIQDSIPQLLETVGNYLSQGYVRIKLKIKPGWDIAPVAAVRKEFGYDVPLQVDANAAYTLVDAQLLRRLDEFALLLIEQPLAEDDLVQHAKLAQSLSTPICLDESVESAKDAADAITLGAASVINIKPSRVGGYLEAKRIHDLASAHGIAVWCGGMLETGIGRAANAALAALDGFTLPGDISASDRFYKEDITEPFVIEDGHIAVPQGPGFGVTPREDVMDRFTVGTEIL, encoded by the coding sequence ATGCACATTGAGTCCGTCGAATTGCGCGAACTGCGCATCCCTCTCGTCTCCCCCTTCACCACGTCATTCAGCACCCAGCTCGAGCGCAACACCCTCGTCCTGAAAGTGAGCGGCACCACCGACGGCCCCAACGGTCCGGTGGAGACCGTCGGCTGGGGCGAGTGCGGCTCGCTCAGCGATCCGTACTACAACTCCGAATACACCGCTGGTGCGCGGGCGATGCTTCGCGAGTATCTCGTTCCGACGCTGCGTAAGTCGCAGTCGGATCAGCCGCTCTCGGCCGAGACGGTCGGCAGCGTACTTCACCACGTCGTGGGTCACCAGATGTCGAAGTCGGCTATCGAAATGGCAATCCTCGATGCTGAATTGCGCGCTCGTGGACAGTCTTTCGCTCGGTACCTCGGTGCCACTCGCACTCGGGTGCCCTCGGGAGTGTCCGTCGGCATCCAGGACAGCATTCCGCAGCTACTCGAAACCGTCGGTAACTATCTGTCGCAGGGTTACGTGCGAATCAAGCTGAAGATCAAGCCGGGCTGGGACATCGCTCCCGTCGCTGCGGTGCGCAAGGAGTTCGGCTACGACGTCCCTCTGCAGGTCGACGCGAATGCCGCGTACACCCTCGTCGACGCGCAGTTGCTGCGCCGCCTGGACGAATTCGCACTGCTCCTCATCGAACAGCCGCTGGCCGAGGACGATTTGGTGCAGCACGCCAAGCTTGCCCAGTCCCTCTCGACTCCGATCTGCCTCGACGAGTCGGTCGAGTCGGCCAAGGATGCGGCGGATGCCATCACGCTCGGCGCCGCTTCGGTCATCAACATCAAGCCGAGCCGCGTCGGTGGATATCTGGAAGCCAAGCGCATTCACGATCTCGCCTCGGCGCACGGTATTGCGGTGTGGTGCGGCGGAATGCTCGAGACCGGAATCGGCCGCGCCGCCAACGCAGCCCTCGCGGCGCTGGACGGATTCACGCTGCCCGGCGACATCTCGGCGTCCGATCGCTTCTACAAGGAAGACATCACCGAACCTTTTGTCATCGAGGACGGCCACATCGCCGTGCCGCAGGGACCGGGCTTCGGTGTGACTCCGCGCGAAGACGTCATGGATCGCTTCACGGTCGGAACCGAGATTCTGTAG
- a CDS encoding ABC transporter permease — protein MSQTIEAAKPEAAPQARAKWLESDSWPAYLLRRFGTFVISLWALVTAAFLMLQLIPGDPVRLALGMNAPVELVETTRSQLGYDLPLWQQYFRFVGGLLSGNPGDSITLRTPVFEVIASRLPATLELAVLTVVTVLLVGIPIGLIFAALTRNGRRRGVEIGYTATSGTIAVIPEFMFGTALVYLFAVTFPVLPVAGRGGPESYILPVAAMSIGAIASMSRIVRAEALGVLDMDYIRTARAKRMPVARIYFRHAMPNLMTSTLTLAGLLLGGLIAGTVLIESIFAWPGMGMALVKSITEKDYPLAQTLVVIYGAIVLLINFIVDVVLALIDPRSTIREN, from the coding sequence ATGAGTCAAACTATTGAAGCCGCGAAACCAGAAGCGGCGCCTCAGGCTCGAGCAAAGTGGCTCGAGTCCGACAGCTGGCCCGCATATCTTCTGCGTCGTTTCGGCACCTTCGTGATTTCACTCTGGGCGCTGGTGACTGCGGCGTTCCTGATGCTCCAACTGATTCCGGGAGACCCGGTTCGATTGGCACTGGGAATGAACGCACCGGTCGAACTGGTCGAGACAACGAGGTCTCAGCTCGGTTACGACCTTCCCTTGTGGCAGCAGTACTTCCGATTCGTCGGCGGGTTGCTGAGCGGGAATCCCGGTGACTCGATCACCTTGAGGACTCCGGTCTTCGAGGTGATCGCGTCCCGCCTCCCGGCAACACTCGAACTGGCTGTACTCACAGTCGTCACGGTGCTGCTAGTGGGCATTCCGATCGGCCTCATCTTCGCTGCACTGACCCGCAACGGTCGACGACGCGGAGTCGAGATCGGTTACACCGCAACGTCGGGCACCATCGCCGTGATCCCCGAGTTCATGTTCGGTACGGCGCTGGTCTACCTCTTTGCCGTCACGTTCCCTGTTCTGCCCGTCGCCGGCCGAGGTGGACCGGAAAGCTACATCCTCCCGGTCGCGGCCATGTCGATCGGTGCCATCGCCTCGATGTCGCGCATCGTCCGTGCAGAGGCGCTCGGCGTGTTGGACATGGACTACATCCGTACGGCGCGCGCCAAGCGAATGCCCGTGGCACGAATCTACTTCCGTCATGCAATGCCCAACCTCATGACGTCGACGCTGACGCTCGCCGGACTCCTCCTGGGCGGTCTGATTGCCGGCACCGTGCTCATCGAGAGCATCTTCGCCTGGCCCGGCATGGGCATGGCACTGGTCAAGTCCATCACCGAGAAGGACTACCCGCTCGCCCAGACACTGGTCGTGATCTACGGCGCCATCGTCCTTCTCATCAATTTCATCGTCGACGTGGTGCTCGCTCTCATCGACCCACGATCCACAATTCGGGAGAACTGA
- a CDS encoding 3'-5' exonuclease: protein MSSWSDRPICAFDLETTGRDPSTARIVSACVAVIDGSSVETRTWLLDPGVDIPAGASAVHGISTEFAAQHGQDYSEGYEEIREALHNSWARDHAVVAFNASYDLTVMHAEGLRIGKPAFVPGLVIDPYVIDRAMDTFRKGKRTLAAVCEHYGISLESAHEAEADAKAAAALARELAVRFPDILGLDLMVDQADWHAERQRDFAEYLLSQGRDVADVNGQWPIRIIA from the coding sequence ATGAGTAGCTGGTCCGATCGCCCGATCTGCGCGTTCGACCTCGAGACCACGGGGCGGGATCCGTCGACCGCTCGTATCGTCAGTGCCTGCGTCGCGGTGATCGACGGTTCGAGTGTCGAAACACGCACGTGGCTACTCGATCCCGGCGTCGACATCCCCGCCGGCGCCTCGGCTGTTCACGGCATCAGCACCGAGTTCGCGGCGCAACACGGCCAGGATTATTCCGAGGGCTACGAAGAGATTCGCGAGGCTCTGCACAATTCCTGGGCGCGCGATCACGCCGTCGTGGCGTTCAATGCCTCCTATGATCTGACGGTCATGCATGCCGAGGGTCTGCGCATCGGCAAGCCTGCATTCGTTCCGGGGTTGGTGATCGATCCGTACGTGATCGATCGGGCGATGGATACGTTCCGCAAGGGCAAGCGAACGCTTGCGGCCGTGTGCGAGCACTACGGAATTTCATTGGAGTCGGCGCACGAAGCCGAGGCCGATGCCAAAGCTGCGGCAGCGTTGGCCCGCGAGTTGGCCGTGCGGTTCCCCGACATCCTGGGGCTCGATCTCATGGTCGATCAAGCCGATTGGCACGCCGAGCGGCAACGCGATTTCGCCGAGTACCTTCTCAGCCAAGGGAGGGACGTGGCAGATGTGAACGGCCAGTGGCCGATTCGCATCATCGCCTGA
- a CDS encoding GNAT family N-acetyltransferase: MSKSKAVEFRELVDTREIADLSAVFDEIWATSPGPAHFGTAMLVALHHGGHYVVGAFSEGEMIGGCVGFFVEPLGEVLHSHIAGVLPGHAGKGIGRALKHHQRDWCIERGVRTIRWTFDPLVARNAYFNIQRLGAEPAEYNPDFYGSMADGINAGDASDRMLVSWDLDVDGSPSSTVAVNDTFKVLQPTEDGTPRMLPIPPDCVDIAVGIPRDIEHLRTVDRASAFAWRHALREYLEPLIASKEWQSTGFDPSGYYMFTKICETTGEEQVHAH, from the coding sequence GTGTCGAAAAGCAAAGCGGTTGAGTTTCGAGAACTGGTCGATACCCGCGAAATAGCCGATCTATCCGCCGTTTTCGACGAGATCTGGGCTACCAGTCCCGGACCGGCTCATTTCGGCACGGCGATGTTGGTTGCGCTTCACCACGGTGGTCACTACGTGGTGGGAGCCTTTTCCGAAGGCGAAATGATCGGTGGTTGCGTCGGATTCTTCGTCGAGCCTCTCGGCGAGGTTCTGCACTCACACATCGCCGGAGTACTACCGGGACACGCAGGCAAGGGAATCGGCCGCGCCCTCAAGCATCATCAGCGAGACTGGTGCATCGAGCGCGGCGTCAGGACGATCCGGTGGACCTTCGATCCACTGGTCGCACGAAATGCCTATTTCAACATTCAGCGTCTCGGAGCCGAACCGGCCGAATACAACCCGGATTTCTACGGGTCGATGGCAGACGGAATCAACGCAGGCGACGCCAGCGATCGTATGCTCGTCAGTTGGGACCTCGACGTCGATGGATCTCCGAGTTCTACTGTGGCCGTGAATGATACATTCAAGGTGCTTCAACCCACCGAAGACGGTACGCCTCGAATGCTCCCGATCCCACCCGACTGCGTCGATATCGCAGTCGGAATACCCAGAGACATCGAGCATCTGAGAACAGTCGACCGCGCCTCTGCCTTTGCCTGGCGACACGCGCTTCGCGAGTACCTCGAACCACTGATCGCCTCGAAGGAATGGCAATCGACCGGCTTCGACCCCAGCGGCTATTACATGTTCACGAAAATCTGCGAGACAACCGGAGAAGAGCAAGTCCATGCACATTGA
- a CDS encoding serine hydrolase — protein sequence MTTPTTLDSPAAVARAEERRSARIQDYASVVTPTSIAVSASGRIAYVRTEANPAADTNEHSIWLASPQLQLTAGPADTSPAWHPVSTLLVFVRPDSSGTPQLWKVDATGGPATQLTTTAQLPLGAGAPVFSPDGARIAFSAPVDRTAAGSSCLLVAKRLNYKVDGSGVRGSVRAHLFEFDLAAGSLRQLTDGDWDASHPAYSPDGTELAFTAAMDGDADLTRASSAWTVSLTDLASAPRMLGHARGIAGPLAWTPAGDAVVAVGWHTPIIHNNELLVLHRDQRVEDRSLTSGLDRNVMPGGTGYPGGAPSFTADGDIVFCIRNHGSTELHKVDFGSGSVSPLLTGEQTVVSGLALTSGRAVVALATATSFGEVAVIDLETRAVETVTELNTELTTSVAFPVASERWFDISDGTRVQGWILRDPNVTGAGPLVLDVHGGPHNAWTGTPTPMHAYHAELVALGYTVLMINPRGSDGYGNDFFDGVRDGWGEADRADLLEPVETLVAEGMAHPKQLVLTGYSYGGFMTCALTSVTDRFAVAVAGGLVCDIANTAGPSDEGILLQTVEFDPQSSRVRELSPLGRVSQVTTPTLILHGGSDVRCPVNQAEQWFGGLRLAGTPTELVVFPDASHDFVLTGRPSHRLEYSTRLVDWIERHLSPKPALTTVDPDYWQYRLDTLSAKYGVPGASLGILTTTRSGFSRTVVTSGVVSTRTGVAATPDTLFQMGSISKVWTATLIMQLVEEGLLDLDSPVRNILPDFAVADAVATETVTTRHLLTHTSGIDGDVFIDGGRGDDCVERYVAALKSTVQLFAPGTDWSYCNTGFVIAGRIIEVLRGKSWDAVLRERIIEPLGLTKTTTLPEETALHRAAVGHVGGAAVGHVGGADNLEQTPQFLIPRSMGPAGLINSTAEDLLLFAQDSMREDPVLLRRSTHLAMLEERRQIGDVSSADIMGTTWLLHNWGGVLAHGHNGGTLGQQSFLRVVPSCGLAVVLMANGGAMDALSGDLLAEVIGSIGGVSVTPAFSPGDPHTRVTSSPEELDALCGLYRDAAADFVLERTGGSLTARRTDHIDPSVTAESAESVSLSLIEVHPGVFATQLPQSAGWIRITFSDNGSTQLLHVGSRAYPRVNNR from the coding sequence ATGACAACGCCGACCACTCTCGACTCCCCCGCTGCCGTAGCCCGTGCCGAAGAACGTCGTTCGGCGAGAATCCAGGATTACGCGTCCGTGGTTACACCGACCAGCATCGCCGTATCGGCGTCGGGACGCATTGCATACGTACGTACCGAAGCGAATCCGGCTGCGGATACCAACGAGCACTCGATCTGGTTGGCTTCCCCGCAACTACAGCTCACCGCGGGACCTGCCGACACCTCGCCGGCCTGGCATCCCGTTTCGACGCTGTTGGTCTTCGTTCGGCCGGATTCCTCGGGCACACCACAACTGTGGAAGGTCGACGCCACGGGGGGCCCGGCAACACAGCTGACCACCACGGCGCAGCTCCCGCTCGGCGCGGGGGCACCGGTGTTCTCTCCCGACGGCGCTCGGATCGCCTTCAGCGCCCCCGTCGACCGCACTGCCGCCGGATCGTCATGCCTCTTGGTGGCGAAGCGCCTCAACTACAAGGTCGACGGATCCGGTGTCCGGGGCAGCGTTCGGGCGCACCTGTTCGAGTTCGATCTGGCCGCCGGCTCGCTACGGCAGCTGACGGACGGCGATTGGGACGCTTCGCATCCCGCGTACAGTCCCGACGGCACCGAACTGGCTTTCACCGCGGCGATGGACGGCGACGCCGATCTGACGCGGGCGAGTTCCGCCTGGACCGTATCGCTGACTGATCTCGCCTCCGCTCCGCGGATGTTGGGGCACGCACGCGGCATCGCAGGACCACTTGCATGGACACCTGCCGGCGACGCCGTCGTAGCAGTCGGTTGGCACACACCGATCATTCACAACAACGAACTTCTTGTCCTGCACCGCGACCAGCGAGTGGAAGACCGCAGCCTGACGTCCGGACTCGACCGAAACGTCATGCCGGGCGGAACCGGTTATCCCGGTGGCGCACCGAGTTTCACCGCCGACGGCGACATCGTCTTCTGCATCCGCAACCACGGCTCCACCGAACTGCACAAGGTCGATTTCGGATCAGGCTCCGTCTCACCACTTCTCACCGGCGAGCAGACAGTGGTCTCAGGCCTTGCCCTGACGTCCGGGCGAGCCGTCGTCGCGCTGGCAACGGCGACATCCTTCGGCGAGGTCGCCGTCATCGACCTCGAGACTCGTGCAGTCGAAACGGTCACCGAATTGAACACGGAACTGACAACTTCCGTCGCGTTTCCAGTCGCCTCCGAGCGTTGGTTCGACATCAGCGACGGCACCCGTGTTCAGGGTTGGATCCTGCGCGACCCGAACGTCACGGGCGCCGGTCCGCTGGTTCTGGACGTCCACGGCGGACCACACAATGCCTGGACCGGAACACCCACCCCGATGCACGCATACCACGCGGAACTGGTCGCGCTGGGATACACGGTCTTGATGATCAATCCGCGCGGAAGTGACGGCTACGGAAACGACTTCTTCGACGGTGTGCGAGACGGCTGGGGTGAGGCGGATCGTGCCGACCTGCTCGAACCAGTCGAAACCCTTGTCGCCGAGGGGATGGCCCATCCGAAGCAACTGGTGCTCACGGGCTACAGCTACGGCGGATTCATGACGTGTGCCCTGACGTCCGTCACCGATCGGTTTGCCGTCGCAGTCGCCGGTGGTCTCGTTTGCGACATCGCGAACACGGCCGGCCCCTCGGACGAGGGCATCTTGCTGCAGACGGTCGAATTCGACCCGCAGTCATCTCGGGTACGGGAACTTTCGCCGCTGGGGCGAGTCTCCCAGGTGACGACACCGACGCTGATCCTTCACGGCGGCAGCGACGTCCGTTGCCCAGTCAACCAGGCCGAACAGTGGTTCGGTGGACTGCGTTTGGCCGGCACCCCGACCGAGTTGGTTGTTTTCCCGGACGCGTCACATGACTTCGTGTTGACGGGTCGGCCGTCGCACCGACTGGAGTACAGCACTCGTCTCGTCGACTGGATCGAACGGCACCTCTCCCCCAAGCCCGCACTGACCACGGTCGATCCCGACTACTGGCAGTACCGACTCGACACCCTGAGTGCGAAGTACGGGGTGCCCGGCGCCTCACTGGGAATTCTGACCACAACCCGCAGCGGATTCTCCCGCACCGTGGTCACGTCCGGTGTCGTCAGTACCCGCACCGGCGTCGCGGCTACGCCCGACACGTTGTTCCAGATGGGTTCGATCAGCAAGGTCTGGACGGCCACCCTGATCATGCAGCTCGTCGAAGAAGGATTGCTGGATCTCGACTCACCTGTCCGGAACATCTTGCCGGACTTCGCAGTTGCCGACGCGGTAGCCACCGAAACGGTCACGACTCGCCACCTGTTGACTCACACCAGTGGCATCGACGGTGACGTTTTCATCGACGGCGGACGCGGGGACGACTGCGTCGAGCGATACGTCGCAGCACTGAAATCAACGGTGCAGCTCTTCGCCCCCGGCACCGATTGGTCGTACTGCAACACCGGCTTCGTGATCGCCGGACGAATCATCGAGGTTCTCCGAGGTAAGAGTTGGGACGCGGTTCTGCGCGAGCGGATCATCGAACCGCTCGGCCTGACCAAAACCACGACCCTGCCTGAGGAGACGGCACTGCACCGCGCTGCAGTCGGGCACGTCGGCGGCGCCGCAGTCGGGCACGTCGGCGGCGCCGACAATCTCGAGCAGACACCACAGTTCCTCATCCCCCGCTCGATGGGCCCCGCCGGCCTCATCAACAGCACGGCCGAAGATCTACTCCTGTTCGCTCAGGACTCGATGCGCGAGGATCCGGTTCTCCTTCGGCGTTCCACTCATCTGGCGATGCTCGAGGAGCGCCGCCAGATCGGTGACGTGTCGTCAGCGGACATCATGGGAACCACGTGGCTGCTGCACAATTGGGGCGGGGTACTGGCTCATGGCCACAATGGCGGAACTCTCGGCCAGCAGTCGTTCTTGCGAGTGGTGCCGTCGTGCGGTCTAGCCGTGGTCCTGATGGCCAACGGTGGAGCAATGGACGCTCTCTCCGGCGATCTTCTGGCTGAAGTAATCGGTTCGATAGGCGGCGTCAGTGTGACACCGGCATTCTCGCCTGGTGACCCCCACACCCGCGTCACGTCCTCACCTGAAGAACTCGATGCGCTGTGCGGCCTGTACCGCGATGCCGCAGCCGATTTCGTCTTGGAAAGGACCGGCGGTTCCCTGACCGCCCGCCGCACCGATCACATCGACCCTTCGGTCACCGCCGAAAGCGCAGAGTCCGTCTCTCTCAGCCTGATCGAAGTTCACCCTGGAGTATTCGCGACCCAACTACCTCAATCAGCGGGTTGGATCCGGATCACTTTCTCCGACAACGGGAGTACACAATTGCTACACGTCGGAAGCCGCGCGTATCCGCGAGTGAACAACCGATGA